Proteins encoded together in one Altererythrobacter epoxidivorans window:
- a CDS encoding TonB-dependent receptor plug domain-containing protein produces the protein MIITDTIPKIRVSLATLAFALAAAGAAPLLAQEQASESDDADRASPVIVVTGEGLEDPLSSVAYDTRYIEREQLVSAASGRIEDALSGIAGFQQFRRSDSRSANPSAQGATLRALGGNATSRALVLLDGVPMADPFFGYIPFSAIDPERLSYAKVTRGGGSGPFGAGALAGTIELVSADAATLGTASGRVLSNNRGETEAAATLAGNLGRGFATISGRWDRGKGFYTTPTDQRVPATARAAYDSWSIQLRGVAPISDTVELQARGLVYEDNRTLRFDGADNSMEGQDASLRLVGTGDWQFDLLGYVQARNFTNVVVSSTRFVPVLDQRNTPATGIGGKFELRPPSGDAHELRLGVDYRLADGELFETAISAFSGNVTERRNAGGRNSNLGLFIEDDYSIGPVVLTAGARADRYSISGGFYTSVDGNGSIVSDEAFEDRSGWIGSFRGGAMVGLANGMRLRVAGYTGLRLPTLNELYRPFVVFPVTTLANEDLKPERLEGFEIGLDYSRGDRLDLGLTLFDNTVRDAIANVTLDATTRQRLNIDSIRARGVEASAALAFGKLRVNSSLAYVDAETREEGQAFNGNRPSQSPSWIGSATASWSFAERGLAALTLRHVGKQFEDDLESDALPAATTVDAYVEFPITNALAVVLRGENLTEETIVTRNQGGSVDFGAPRTLWAGLKLGL, from the coding sequence ATGATCATTACCGACACTATCCCGAAGATCCGCGTATCTCTTGCAACCCTCGCATTCGCACTGGCTGCGGCCGGTGCCGCGCCTCTTTTGGCGCAAGAACAAGCAAGCGAGAGCGATGACGCTGACCGCGCAAGTCCTGTAATCGTCGTCACCGGCGAGGGGCTCGAGGACCCACTATCCTCCGTGGCCTATGACACGCGCTATATCGAGCGCGAGCAACTGGTGAGTGCAGCATCGGGGCGGATCGAGGATGCGCTGTCCGGTATCGCGGGATTCCAGCAATTTCGCCGCTCGGACAGCCGGTCGGCAAATCCGTCTGCCCAGGGGGCGACCTTGCGAGCCTTGGGCGGCAACGCAACCAGCCGGGCGCTGGTGCTGCTCGACGGCGTGCCGATGGCGGACCCTTTCTTCGGCTACATCCCTTTCAGCGCCATCGATCCGGAGCGGCTGTCCTATGCCAAGGTTACGCGTGGCGGTGGGTCCGGCCCGTTCGGCGCGGGCGCACTGGCGGGAACAATCGAACTGGTCAGTGCCGATGCCGCAACGCTCGGCACGGCAAGCGGGAGGGTCCTCTCGAACAATCGGGGCGAAACCGAAGCAGCCGCCACTCTCGCGGGCAATCTGGGGCGGGGCTTTGCCACGATTTCGGGGCGCTGGGATCGCGGGAAGGGGTTCTACACCACGCCGACCGACCAGCGGGTGCCGGCTACGGCGCGCGCGGCATACGATAGCTGGTCCATACAGCTGCGCGGTGTCGCACCGATCAGCGATACAGTCGAACTGCAGGCGCGGGGCCTGGTGTACGAAGACAATCGCACGCTCCGCTTCGATGGCGCTGACAATTCGATGGAAGGGCAGGATGCGAGCCTGCGCCTGGTCGGCACGGGCGACTGGCAATTCGATCTGCTTGGATATGTGCAGGCGCGCAACTTCACCAATGTTGTCGTCAGCTCGACCCGGTTCGTGCCGGTACTGGACCAGCGCAACACGCCCGCGACGGGAATAGGCGGCAAGTTCGAACTTCGCCCACCGAGCGGCGATGCCCACGAATTGCGCCTGGGCGTCGATTATCGCCTTGCGGACGGCGAACTTTTCGAAACCGCGATCAGCGCATTTTCTGGCAATGTGACAGAGCGGCGCAACGCGGGTGGTCGCAACAGCAATCTCGGCCTGTTCATCGAGGACGACTATTCCATCGGGCCAGTGGTCCTGACGGCAGGTGCGCGGGCAGATCGTTATTCGATCAGCGGCGGTTTCTACACTTCGGTCGACGGCAACGGCTCGATTGTAAGCGACGAGGCATTCGAAGATCGTTCGGGCTGGATCGGATCGTTTCGCGGGGGCGCAATGGTGGGCCTTGCAAACGGCATGCGGCTGAGGGTGGCGGGCTATACCGGCCTGCGCCTGCCGACCCTCAATGAACTTTACCGACCGTTTGTGGTATTTCCCGTCACGACGCTCGCGAACGAGGACTTGAAGCCGGAACGGCTCGAAGGTTTCGAGATCGGGCTGGATTACAGCCGCGGCGACAGGCTGGACCTCGGCCTGACCCTGTTCGACAACACGGTTCGCGATGCCATCGCAAATGTCACGCTGGATGCAACCACTCGCCAGCGGCTCAATATCGACTCGATCCGGGCGAGGGGTGTCGAAGCGAGCGCAGCGCTGGCTTTCGGCAAACTGCGGGTGAATTCCTCGCTCGCCTATGTCGATGCCGAAACGCGCGAGGAAGGTCAGGCTTTCAATGGCAATCGCCCGTCCCAGTCGCCGAGCTGGATCGGCAGCGCCACGGCATCGTGGAGTTTTGCCGAACGCGGGCTCGCTGCGCTGACGCTGCGCCATGTCGGAAAGCAATTCGAGGACGATCTGGAGAGCGATGCCCTGCCGGCGGCAACGACCGTCGATGCCTATGTCGAGTTTCCCATTACCAATGCATTGGCAGTGGTGCTTCGCGGAGAGAACCTGACCGAGGAGACGATCGTGACCCGCAACCAGGGCGGATCTGTCGATTTCGGTGCCCCGCGCACGCTCTGGGCCGGCCTGAAGCTCGGCCTTTAG
- a CDS encoding sulfotransferase family protein: protein MADIPARPPQRTRFIDILDGSIRAGRRIGLLSRPRLEKQALLDAAMEATGLDDFGDRWFERPMEVLLDAVRDEARLNAAGEFASEKQFHHILRDRLYAQEWFKRHPEILERAIARPVVIVGPMRSGTTRLHRLLASDRRFSHMRSFETISPVPRPEFEQVLAGEKEDFRPVLARRIMKVARLANPRTLSIHPTGPFEPEEELGLLVASMWSMKHDAQWHVPSYARWCEQQDAEPAYRYLADLLRLVGWSQQVSSIRPWILKTPQHMMDLPALLKVFPDARLIFTHRDPQAVVGSAASLAWNQTIIYSDDVDPGRIGREWLGKTETMIARMRAAIDAIPADRMIDVQYDEMDRDWRGTMERIYGFLDLDIEPAVPGMEDFLERSRALKRHPHQYSLAQFGLTQEEVTERFRDYVETYGIPTEDDVGHVAKKRRRLS from the coding sequence TTGGCTGATATTCCGGCACGGCCTCCGCAACGAACACGCTTCATAGATATTCTCGACGGCTCCATCCGCGCTGGCAGGCGGATTGGCCTGCTGTCCCGGCCACGGCTCGAGAAACAGGCCCTGCTCGATGCCGCGATGGAAGCGACGGGACTGGACGATTTCGGCGACCGCTGGTTCGAACGGCCGATGGAAGTCCTGCTGGATGCCGTCCGCGACGAAGCGAGGCTGAATGCGGCCGGCGAGTTTGCTTCGGAAAAGCAGTTCCACCACATCCTGAGGGATCGGCTCTACGCGCAGGAGTGGTTCAAGCGGCACCCGGAAATTCTCGAGCGAGCGATCGCGCGACCGGTCGTGATCGTGGGGCCGATGCGTTCGGGGACGACGCGCCTGCACCGCCTGCTCGCCAGCGATCGGCGGTTCTCCCACATGCGCAGCTTCGAAACGATCAGCCCGGTGCCGCGCCCCGAGTTTGAACAGGTGCTGGCGGGCGAGAAGGAAGATTTCCGCCCTGTCCTGGCGCGGCGGATCATGAAGGTCGCCCGGCTCGCCAACCCGCGCACCCTGTCGATCCATCCGACCGGGCCGTTCGAACCGGAGGAAGAACTGGGCCTGCTGGTCGCCAGCATGTGGAGCATGAAGCACGATGCGCAGTGGCACGTGCCGAGTTACGCCCGGTGGTGCGAGCAACAGGATGCAGAACCGGCCTATCGCTATCTGGCAGACCTCTTGCGGCTGGTCGGCTGGTCGCAGCAGGTGTCATCGATCCGGCCATGGATCCTGAAAACCCCGCAACACATGATGGACCTGCCCGCGCTGTTGAAGGTGTTTCCGGATGCGCGGCTGATATTTACCCATCGCGATCCGCAAGCGGTGGTGGGTAGCGCGGCCTCGCTCGCTTGGAACCAGACCATCATCTATTCCGACGATGTCGATCCCGGCAGGATCGGCCGTGAATGGCTGGGCAAGACCGAAACGATGATTGCGCGCATGCGGGCGGCGATCGATGCGATCCCGGCGGACCGCATGATCGACGTCCAGTATGACGAGATGGATCGCGACTGGCGCGGCACGATGGAGCGGATCTACGGATTCCTGGATCTGGACATCGAGCCAGCTGTCCCGGGGATGGAAGATTTCCTCGAACGGTCGCGTGCGCTCAAACGGCACCCGCACCAGTACAGCCTGGCTCAGTTCGGGCTGACTCAGGAGGAGGTGACGGAGCGTTTCCGCGACTACGTTGAGACCTACGGCATTCCGACTGAGGACGATGTCGGCCACGTGGCGAAGAAGCGTCGCCGACTGAGCTGA
- the serS gene encoding serine--tRNA ligase has translation MHDIRLIRNDPKSFDAALERRGVAPVAGEILALDEEKRAISTRMQEAQNRRNEASKAIGQAMAKGDKDTAEALKAEVAEIKQALPALEEQDRELSRKLDDLLATIPNLPAEDVPLGEDENNNQQASRWGDPRNFDFDPKEHADLGPALGMDFETGAKISGARFTFLRGQMARLERALGQFMLDRQTTERGYTECNPPLLVREESLYGTGQLPKFAEDNFRTTDDRWLIPTAEVSLTNAVREEIIDDLAQPLRMTALTPCFRSEAGAAGKDTRGYIRQHQFQKVELVSICAPEDWESEHEHMVRSAELILEALHLPYRKMLLCTGDMGFGARKTYDLEVWLPGQGAYREISSISWCGDFQARRMNARYRPEGEKKTAFVHTLNGSGLAVGRTLVAVLENYQNADGSVTVPDALLPYTGGMTKLEPVA, from the coding sequence ATGCATGACATCCGATTGATCAGGAACGATCCGAAGAGTTTCGACGCCGCGCTCGAGCGTCGCGGCGTTGCACCTGTTGCAGGGGAAATCCTTGCGCTGGACGAAGAGAAACGCGCGATTTCGACGCGCATGCAGGAAGCGCAGAATCGCCGCAACGAAGCGTCCAAGGCGATCGGCCAGGCGATGGCCAAGGGCGACAAGGATACCGCCGAGGCGCTGAAGGCTGAAGTCGCCGAAATCAAGCAGGCGCTGCCGGCTCTGGAAGAGCAGGACCGCGAGCTTTCGAGGAAACTTGACGACCTGCTGGCGACGATCCCCAACCTGCCCGCCGAAGACGTACCGCTGGGCGAAGACGAGAACAACAACCAGCAGGCCTCGCGCTGGGGCGATCCGCGCAATTTCGATTTCGATCCCAAGGAGCACGCCGACCTCGGTCCGGCGCTCGGCATGGATTTCGAAACCGGAGCCAAGATTTCCGGGGCGCGTTTCACCTTCCTGCGCGGCCAGATGGCACGGCTCGAGCGGGCGCTCGGGCAATTCATGCTCGACCGCCAGACCACCGAGCGCGGCTATACCGAATGCAATCCGCCGCTGCTGGTTCGCGAGGAATCGCTTTATGGCACCGGCCAGTTGCCCAAGTTCGCCGAGGACAACTTCCGTACCACCGACGACCGCTGGTTGATCCCGACGGCAGAGGTCAGCCTGACCAATGCCGTGCGCGAAGAGATCATCGACGACCTTGCGCAGCCCCTGCGCATGACCGCGCTGACGCCATGCTTCCGCAGCGAAGCGGGCGCAGCAGGCAAGGATACGCGCGGCTATATCCGCCAGCACCAGTTCCAGAAGGTCGAGCTCGTCAGCATTTGCGCGCCCGAAGACTGGGAAAGCGAACACGAACACATGGTCCGATCGGCCGAGCTGATCCTCGAAGCGCTGCATCTGCCCTATCGCAAGATGCTGCTGTGCACCGGCGACATGGGCTTCGGCGCGCGCAAGACATACGACCTCGAAGTCTGGCTGCCGGGCCAGGGCGCCTATCGCGAGATCAGCTCGATCAGCTGGTGCGGCGATTTCCAGGCGCGCCGGATGAATGCGCGCTATCGTCCGGAAGGCGAGAAAAAGACTGCCTTCGTCCACACGCTCAACGGCTCGGGCCTTGCAGTCGGACGCACGCTGGTTGCGGTGCTCGAGAATTACCAGAACGCCGACGGCAGCGTTACCGTGCCTGACGCCCTGCTCCCCTACACCGGCGGAATGACCAAGCTGGAGCCTGTGGCCTGA
- the surE gene encoding 5'/3'-nucleotidase SurE: MRILVTNDDGIHAPGLEVLEAIAHELSDDVWVCAPSDNQTGAGHSLTLSLPVRLRKHSERRFSVTGTPTDAVSMGLKHVMDGAPDLILSGVNAGANLGDDITYSGTVSAAMEGALAGVRSIAMSQVMRQERPASGDRFHAARNWGARVIQPLLDAPHEPRTLVSVNFPALDAEQVQGMRVVRQGFHDYARASIVEARDPRGQRYYWFGLDAIEHTPDHGTDLEAIAEDHISITPLQLDLTHHASLGVLADRFKG; the protein is encoded by the coding sequence ATGCGCATCCTCGTAACCAATGACGACGGTATCCACGCGCCGGGACTCGAAGTGCTCGAAGCGATCGCGCATGAATTGTCGGACGATGTCTGGGTTTGCGCACCTTCGGACAACCAGACCGGTGCAGGCCACTCGCTGACGCTCTCGCTGCCGGTCCGTTTGCGCAAGCATTCCGAGCGGCGTTTTTCCGTCACCGGCACACCGACCGATGCTGTTTCGATGGGCCTGAAGCATGTCATGGACGGCGCACCCGATCTCATCCTTTCGGGCGTGAACGCCGGCGCCAATCTGGGGGACGACATCACCTATTCGGGCACGGTTTCCGCTGCGATGGAAGGTGCGCTGGCCGGTGTCAGGTCGATCGCCATGAGCCAAGTCATGCGGCAGGAACGGCCCGCGTCGGGCGATCGCTTCCATGCAGCGCGCAACTGGGGCGCGCGCGTGATCCAGCCTCTGCTCGATGCACCGCACGAGCCACGCACTCTCGTCAGCGTCAACTTCCCCGCCCTCGACGCCGAACAGGTCCAGGGTATGCGCGTCGTGCGCCAGGGCTTTCACGACTATGCCCGCGCATCCATCGTCGAAGCTCGCGATCCGCGGGGCCAGCGATATTACTGGTTCGGTCTCGACGCGATCGAGCACACACCCGACCACGGGACCGACCTGGAAGCGATCGCCGAAGATCACATCTCGATCACGCCGCTGCAACTCGACCTGACCCATCACGCGAGCCTCGGCGTGCTTGCCGATCGGTTCAAGGGGTGA